The genome window TCGACGTCGACCGCCGTCGAGAGGATATTGTAGACGTCGAGGGCGGCGTACCGCGCCCCGAAGTGGTCCATGACGCGTTCGTTGTACTCCCAGAGGACCGCCTCACCGTGGTCGCCATCCTCGAGGCCGTCGACGATGGCCTCGGCGGCGTACTTGCCCGCGTAGGCAGCGCCAGCGATTCCGCCGCCAGTGGTGGGGTTGACGTGACCTGCGGCGTCACCGACGGCCACGTAGCCGGGGTGGACCGCCGAGTCGTAGGGTCGTCGGGTGGGCAGGGCAGCCCCGAGTTTGTCCTCGACTTCGGCACCCTGGAATTCGGCACGGTTCTCGAGGTCGCGTTTGAGGTCTTCGACGAGTTCCATCGGCTCTTCGGTCATCTGGAAACCGAGGCCGGCGTTGATCTCGGTTTCGGTACGCGGGAAATACCAGAGGTAGCCCGCAGCACGCTCAGTCGGCTTGAACACGAGCGCGTCGTGCCAGTCGACGGGTTCCTCGACGTGGACGACCTCGCGGTAGGCCGAACAGAAGTGCGTGTAGTTGACGTTCGTATCGAACGTCGACTCGGAGAAGTCAGTGTAGTCCTGAAGCACCGACAGCGAGCCGGCAGCATCGACGACGAACGCAGCCTCGTAGCGGCGAGGCTGGCCCTTCGAGATCGCCTCGACACCGGTAACACGGCCGTCGTCGTTCTGGATGACGTCCCGGACGACGGTATCGTAGTGGATCTCGACGCCGGCCTCGATTGCCCCTTCGATAATCCGGCGACCGTACTCCCAGCGGTCGATGACGGCGAGTTCACCAGGGACGGGAATCTCGAGAACGGTGTCCTCCTGAGGAATCTCGAACCGACCGTGGTCGACGTCGGTGTTCGTGAACGC of Natrarchaeobaculum sulfurireducens contains these proteins:
- a CDS encoding geranylgeranyl reductase family protein — protein: MSTQEQSASTATRETHSPDVVVVGAGTAGCYAAATLAREGYDAVLVERKSEEEAGHIACGDALKGASAFPDSIPKSQIEPAFTNTDVDHGRFEIPQEDTVLEIPVPGELAVIDRWEYGRRIIEGAIEAGVEIHYDTVVRDVIQNDDGRVTGVEAISKGQPRRYEAAFVVDAAGSLSVLQDYTDFSESTFDTNVNYTHFCSAYREVVHVEEPVDWHDALVFKPTERAAGYLWYFPRTETEINAGLGFQMTEEPMELVEDLKRDLENRAEFQGAEVEDKLGAALPTRRPYDSAVHPGYVAVGDAAGHVNPTTGGGIAGAAYAGKYAAEAIVDGLEDGDHGEAVLWEYNERVMDHFGARYAALDVYNILSTAVDVDDLMGLLAAMPGEKLAEALYEGSASFGPKLAAESLYKSRGHWGTIWNLYQTKRRADALLAHYENYPDHPAGLEHWQRRRDELMDAVYETTGADPKY